One region of Eupeodes corollae chromosome 1, idEupCoro1.1, whole genome shotgun sequence genomic DNA includes:
- the LOC129944715 gene encoding putative uncharacterized protein DDB_G0277057, with product MGRDAREHFWNSNVIINNNNNNNNNNNNNNNNNNNNNNNNNNNNNNNNNNNNNNNNNNNNNNNNNNNNNNNNNNNNNNNNNNNNNNNNNNNNNNNNNNNNNNNN from the exons ATGGGAAGAGACGCACGTGAGCATTTTTGGAATAGCAAT gtaataattaataataataataataataataataataataataataataataataataataataataataataataataataataataacaataataataataataataataataataataataataataataataataataataataataataataataataataataataataataataataataataataataataataacaataataataataataataataataataataataataataataataataataataataataataataat
- the LOC129942183 gene encoding enhancer of split mbeta protein: MVLEMEMSKTYQYRKVMKPMLERKRRARINKCLDELKDIMVECLTQEGEHITRLEKADILELTVEHMKKLRAQKQLRLGGVIAGIHDSKVTIAESFRAGYVHAANEVSKTLATVPGVSVDLGTQLMSHLGHRLNYLQVIVPTVPVTNNSPTTPLFPLVTPSSLSGGFYEQEGNHNLLAITPPPSECSSDSGSCSPTPSESSSVWRPW, translated from the coding sequence atggTTCTCGAGATGGAAATGTCAAAGACCTATCAATACCGCAAAGTTATGAAACCAATGCTGGAACGCAAGCGTCGTGCAAGGATTAATAAGTGTTTGGATGAATTAAAAGACATTATGGTGGAGTGCCTTACTCAGGAAGGAGAACACATAACCCGGTTGGAAAAGGCTGACATCCTCGAATTGACTGTAGAACATATGAAGAAGCTACGTGCGCAAAAACAATTACGTCTTGGAGGTGTTATTGCCGGTATCCATGACTCAAAAGTGACAATTGCAGAAAGTTTTCGCGCTGGATACGTGCATGCAGCAAACGAGGTTTCGAAAACCTTAGCCACAGTACCAGGAGTAAGTGTGGATTTGGGAACTCAACTTATGAGTCATCTTGGACATCGTCTCAACTATTTACAAGTTATTGTGCCAACTGTTCCTGTAACAAATAATTCACCAACCACCCCTTTGTTTCCACTCGTGACACCAAGCTCTCTTTCTGGGGGGTTTTACGAGCAAGAGGGCAACCATAATCTTTTGGCTATAACACCACCTCCATCGGAATGCAGCAGTGATAGTGGTAGTTGCAGCCCAACTCCAAGTGAATCTTCAAGTGTTTGGCGACCATGGTGA
- the LOC129941437 gene encoding enhancer of split m8 protein-like, with product MEHVSKTQLYLKVKKPLLERQRRARINKCLDSMKHIVAELQDSNAILHMDKAEMLEATIAHLRKTKYINNQNKYTPVDGFRNGYINAANEVSRVLASTRGISAQLGKTVMTHLGCQFSRLQDMHHQQEMKIANQKTNYMQQLHVSISSAPLSPASSGYHSDKGSPASSPSSVPEEIRAELWRPW from the coding sequence ATGGAACACGTATCAAAGACACAACTTTATTTGAAAGTAAAGAAACCTCTGTTGGAGCGACAACGTCGTGCACGTATCAACAAGTGCTTGGATTCGATGAAACACATTGTTGCGGAGTTACAGGACAGCAATGCGATCCTGCATATGGACAAGGCTGAAATGTTGGAAGCAACAATTGCTCACCTCCGCAAAACTAAATACATCAACAACCAGAACAAATACACACCAGTGGACGGCTTTCGCAATGGATACATTAATGCTGCAAATGAAGTTTCACGTGTTTTGGCATCCACTCGTGGTATAAGTGCGCAATTGGGAAAAACTGTTATGACACACCTTGGTTGCCAATTTAGTCGACTTCAGGATATGCACCACCAACAAGAGATGAAAATTGCTAACCAGAAGACAAATTACATGCAACAATTGCATGTTAGCATTTCGTCAGCACCACTTAGTCCTGCTTCATCGGGTTATCACAGTGACAAGGGTAGTCCAGCTTCATCGCCTTCATCTGTGCCTGAAGAAATTCGTGCTGAACTTTGGCGCCCTTGGTGA